TGCTTTCTACCCGAATACATTGGTAAATTTGACCAAGTTTACAAAAGGGTAAACGATCTATGTTTAATAAGGCTTTGCTTGTGGTGTATAGTAGTCGCCAGTCACCTTCTAGTAAATTACTAGCTGCTAATGGTCGTGGCGTGGGATTAAAGTCTTCTAGGTTGGCGATCGCTGCTAAAATAGCTTGTTGTTGTGGCTGACTTGCTAATAAACCGCGATTAGTGCCAACAATTAGATCAATAAGAGTTGATTTGCCTATCATTACCCAATGCCTCAAGAGAGTTTACATGATGAAATAGCATTAATAAAATATTAATGTTCTTTGTCTATAACCAGACAATTCATGAATAATGCCTTTTTGACTACCGTTCGGTAATTAAATGAAAATTTTCTTTGATTCGGATTCAGCAGTTAAAGACCTGTATGAAGGAATAAATTAACTCGTATCAAGTCAGTATGATAGACTCTTAGTGTCTAGTTATATAAACCCTCGTGTGTGATTGTTAATATGTTAGATTCTCCCCTCCGTGAAGCCCCCCGAAATCAGCGAGCATCAGTTATTCCCTTAAAACAAGAGTCCTCTATGTTGGACTGGTTGCGGCTGAGTGGCAGATTGATAGCCCGTGATATCCATGACACCGACTCGCGGGAAGATGTAGAAGTAATATCCGATTTTCTGGGCGCAGACGACGGAATTGGTGATATTGATTATGATGATGACGATGATACACCTGTTGATGATGACTAGCACCGCAGGGCGGAAGTCAAAAATCAAAAGTCAAAAGTAATATTAAGCAAGCTTTTTGGCGATTGAGAATGGTTAGTTTATTGAGGCGGTGCTGTACTAGTTCCCAAAATACTGCGAACTATCAGCTAAAAACAGTCTCTATGGTTTTATTTAGGTTTTTTAAAGTGTGGAGTGAAGGGAATTTTTTTTGTGGACGCTAAATTATCTCCTAACCAAAGTTTGAATTTTTCGGGAATTGGCTTGGCTTCCTTGCTGGCCTTGGTACTGAGTGCAACAGCCTTGATTTTCGATAGCATGGGGCATAGAACCCCTTGGTATCCTATTTCCCTCACCCTACCTTTTTTATTGACTGCTGTGGGTGTGACAATTCTGGGACAGTGGGTGATTCCTCTGTTACAAAGGCTGAAAACGGGGCAGATTATCCGGGAAGATGGACCCCAGGCACATCTCAAAAAGGCAGGAACACCAACTATGGGAGGTATATTTTTTATCCCTGTAGCGGTGATAATTGCTTGTATATTGGCGGATTTTTCTGAAAATGTCCTGGCGGTTTCGGCTTTAACTCTCAGCTACGGTTTCATTGGTTGGATAGACGACTGGCAAATTTTACGTCGGAAGTCTAACAAGGGAATTTCTCCGAAGATGAAGTTAGCTTTGCAAGTTATCTTTGGGGCTGTATTTTGCGCCTGGTTGATGTTTAAAGGTGACTTTAGTATAACTAATATCCATTTACCTTGGGTGGGTTTATCCTTACCTTTGGGACTGTTGTTCTGGCCTGTAGCCGGATTTGTCCTGGTTGCAGAGAGCAATGCTACTAATTTAACAGATGGGATTGATGGTTTAGCAGCGGGAACAGTGGCGATCGCTATTTTCGCATTAGGTGTGATCATTGCGCCAACTTCCCCCGACTTAATGGTTTTTTGTGCTGCTGTCAGCGGTAGTTGCTTAGGCTTTTTAGCCTATAACCGCAACCCGGCTAGTGTTTTCATGGGTGACACCGGTTCTTTAGCCCTGGGTGGCGCTTTAGCTGCGGTTGCACTGTTAACAAATAGCTTGGTGGCTCTGTTTATCCTGAGTGGTATCTTCTTTGTGGAAACCCTCTCTGTGATGGCACAAGTTGGTTATTATAAAGCTACAAAAGGACCAGATGGCAAAGGTAAGCGATTATTTAAAATGGCTCCTTTACATCATCATTTAGAATTAACTGGTTGGTCAGAATTGCAAGTAGTGGCTGTATTTTACATTATCGCTGCTTTTCTAGCTTCCGTTTGTATTATGTCCATAAAATAATCAGTTTTGTTTTAAAAATAAAAATTCACAACCTCCAAATTTGGGGGTTGTTTTTGTTTTGAGATTGGGGGGTAGAAACAGTTTGATAATTTCTACCCATAACTATCCATATATTACTGTTTGTCCAAGTCTTCAATTAATTGATCAACAAATTCCCTTAACCGTTGTTGCCAGTTAGGGACGGTTTTAATTTTTACCCTCTGTCCTTTCCGACCTTTAAAACAAATTGGTTGAGCGTCTAACTCAGCTTTGAGGATTTTTTTAGCACCAAGTTTATTATTTTTCTCAAATCTCATTGACATTAACCTTAATCGTTGGTATACTTACTATAATATAACAGTGTCATTATTTCAATCTCATGTTTTTAAACATGAGTTTTTCCTGTTCCCTGTTGCCCGTTCCCTGTTCCCTGTTCCCTCTGACCATCAGCGATTGACTTGCATAAAAAGTTAGTCGCCGAGGTTAAATCTGAACACGCTTGGTATTACGAAGTTAACAAAAATGTCCCACAAAAGGCGTTAACTGACTTACGCCAAGCATGGGACCGATGCTTCAGAAAGACATCGAAACAACCCCGATTCAAGAAAAAAGGACAGCACGATTCTTTTTATTTAGAGTCAGGGACTAAGGCGAAACCGTTAATTAAAAACGATGGTAAAAGAATTAAATTACCGTCAATCGGTTGGGTACGATTAGCCATACCTTTACCAATTACCGCAACTCATAACTGTGTAATTTCCCGACAAGCTGATAAATGGTTTATTTCTGTCAAGTACGAGATTGAAAAACCTCCCATACTTGCAGATAGACCGACCATCGGCGTTGACATTGGAATCAAAGTGCGAATCGTTGGCTAGAAACCAATCCTGTAAAGGATTAGGGGGATTAGCCGCAAGGTAATGAACCTTGACAACTGAATGACCATGTAGGTGAGAGCCAGTATCCTAGAACCCTCAAATCTTACCCCGTAGGTGCAACGGTGAAAGCATCACCCCCAGGTTTGAGACTAGCTATCAACGCCTGAAGCGAGGAGAAAAGGTGTTATTACTGATAGCCTAAGTCGGTAAGCATCGAGCAAAGTACCCATGAGTAAAGCCCAGGCTTGAAGATGCGATTGAATCGTCGTTACGATGAACCAGCGAAATAAGGCTTAATGCGCTGGAGCCAAAAGGCACAGGATAAGGAGTTGGCAAGATTTGATTTGACCAACAAGCACTTCCTATAAACCCGGCGAACAGCATCACTCTAAAGGTACATAGTATGGTCATTCGGAACGAGATAACCTCTCGTATGCTCTCAGGTGGTCGAATCCCTGAGTAGGTGCTAACCGTATGCAGCGAGTAGGAGAGATTAAGTCAGAAGCGAATGTCTGGGGTAATGCCCAGAATATGCTGACAGATTTACGGTGATTTGGATGATAAAGTCCCTAGTAGTGAGTATATATGTCTAATACACAGTCTCAACAACTGATGGTGGAATGGCACTCTATTAACTGGCGCAAGCTAGAGCGTAGCGTGTATAAGCTCCAAAAGAGAATTTATCAAGCCTCTGTCCGTGGTGATGTGAAAGCATATCGCAGACTCCAAAAGACGCTGATGAGGTCATGGTCAGCAAGAGCTTTAGCGGTTCGTAGAGTTACCCAGGATAACCAGGGGAAAAAGACGGCAGGGGTAGACGGTGTTAATTCGCTGACTCCAAAGCAACGTTTAGAACTTACTGGTAACTTAAACTTGGGTTCAATAGTCAGCCCAACCAGGCGGGTATGGATTCCTAAGCCTGGAACGGAAGAGAAGCGACCTTTGGGCATACCTACAATGAAAGACCGCGCCTTGCAAGCGTTAGTCAAACTGGCACTAGAGCCAGAATGGGAAGCGCGATTTGAACCTAACTCATACGGGTTCAGAGCCGGACGTTCATGCCAAGATGCGGTAGAGGCAATATTTAGTGCAATTAGGCTCAAGCCTAAATACGTACTAGACGCAGATATTGCAAAGTGTTTCGACCGCATCGACCAGGAAGCACTGCTAATAAAATTAAATACATTCCCCACCATCCGCCGACAAATCCGGGCATGGTTAAAAGCGGGAGTGATGGACGGTAAGCAAATGTTTCCAACATCCGAGGGTACGCCACAGGGAGGTGTTATTTCTCCATTATTGGCAAATATTGCCCTCCACGGGATGGAAGAACGGATTAAACAGTATGCAGAAACCTTGCCTACCCGAAGTAGTCATGGTAAACGGGATAACCGTAGAAGCCTAAGTTTAATCCGATACGCCGATGATTTCGTGATTCTCCACGAAAACCTAACCGTTGTCCAAAGATGTAAAGAGATTATCTCTGAATGGTTAAAAGGCATGGGTTTAGAATTAAATCCCAGTAAGACGAGACTCGCCCATACTCTCACACAGTACGAGCAAGAAAAACCAGGGTTTGACTTCCTCGGTTTTACGATACAACAATTTCCACAAGGAAAGTATCACTCAAAGCAGGGATTTAAGACAATCATCACCCCAAGCAAGCAGAAGCAAAAGGTACATTACGAACAAATCGCTAGGGTTATCGAGGCTCACAAGGCAGCACCGCAGGCGGCGCTAATTAGCCGTTTAAACCCAATTATTAGGGGATGGGCTAACTACTACGCGACTGCGGTAAGTAAGGTTGCTTTCTCAGATATAGATGACCTCACGTACCAAAAGTTAAGCTCTTGGGCAAAACGCCGCCACCCCAAAAAGAACGGGGAATGGGT
The DNA window shown above is from Anabaena sp. WA102 and carries:
- a CDS encoding DUF3134 domain-containing protein encodes the protein MLDSPLREAPRNQRASVIPLKQESSMLDWLRLSGRLIARDIHDTDSREDVEVISDFLGADDGIGDIDYDDDDDTPVDDD
- the mraY gene encoding phospho-N-acetylmuramoyl-pentapeptide-transferase; the protein is MDAKLSPNQSLNFSGIGLASLLALVLSATALIFDSMGHRTPWYPISLTLPFLLTAVGVTILGQWVIPLLQRLKTGQIIREDGPQAHLKKAGTPTMGGIFFIPVAVIIACILADFSENVLAVSALTLSYGFIGWIDDWQILRRKSNKGISPKMKLALQVIFGAVFCAWLMFKGDFSITNIHLPWVGLSLPLGLLFWPVAGFVLVAESNATNLTDGIDGLAAGTVAIAIFALGVIIAPTSPDLMVFCAAVSGSCLGFLAYNRNPASVFMGDTGSLALGGALAAVALLTNSLVALFILSGIFFVETLSVMAQVGYYKATKGPDGKGKRLFKMAPLHHHLELTGWSELQVVAVFYIIAAFLASVCIMSIK
- the ltrA gene encoding group II intron reverse transcriptase/maturase → MSNTQSQQLMVEWHSINWRKLERSVYKLQKRIYQASVRGDVKAYRRLQKTLMRSWSARALAVRRVTQDNQGKKTAGVDGVNSLTPKQRLELTGNLNLGSIVSPTRRVWIPKPGTEEKRPLGIPTMKDRALQALVKLALEPEWEARFEPNSYGFRAGRSCQDAVEAIFSAIRLKPKYVLDADIAKCFDRIDQEALLIKLNTFPTIRRQIRAWLKAGVMDGKQMFPTSEGTPQGGVISPLLANIALHGMEERIKQYAETLPTRSSHGKRDNRRSLSLIRYADDFVILHENLTVVQRCKEIISEWLKGMGLELNPSKTRLAHTLTQYEQEKPGFDFLGFTIQQFPQGKYHSKQGFKTIITPSKQKQKVHYEQIARVIEAHKAAPQAALISRLNPIIRGWANYYATAVSKVAFSDIDDLTYQKLSSWAKRRHPKKNGEWVSKRYWQSIDGDNWVFATRKEGLTPLRLINHADTPIVRHVKVKGESSPYDGNLVYWSSRMGNNLEMPTRVSKLLKKQKGKCTHCGMFFREDDVMEVDHIIPISKGGKDEYKNLQLLHRHCHDIKTANDGNPGIKSGCNSAEPKPTRKLEKVADKWVMRYA